A window of the Alnus glutinosa chromosome 4, dhAlnGlut1.1, whole genome shotgun sequence genome harbors these coding sequences:
- the LOC133865249 gene encoding protein AMEIOTIC 1 homolog isoform X1 codes for MAQLAGHKRVACISVHRENKPQLSSIIAEEAYSEDDNKPAIKTEPLVISGIRKRKRLGRSQLIEMKAATRMKERQNNSHTSSQSKRDPRSQVIEMKASMRMKERQNSSHTSSQSKRDPKKLKGMERWSHDRYKLAEQSMLEVLKAEGATFGNPISRPALRTAARKRIGDTGLLDHLLKHIDGKVIPGGTERFRRCFSPTGVMEYWLESADLVNIRREAGWQDPYWVPPNRPGCGPSQDPVSAGELMLLKTEIVKLKRDMQELVSKNQEQDQAEVMHKDLLKYKSTVDERLKEITNSLVGVKGIHEELIAWKAHVEQQLVEIKNSLSSIQASRQDTALSPPASERWEDWLENSNHDNINGNEFDPCYESTDMVNVKQEVAVQNPCSALPPQTVPGNSSSEDPICARDLELVKEEMAKMKRDVAGLVPVKQEEDHANVTPDSSATANSKSDLDNSLLPLQEVIMELLKWKDKTEQRLEQISNSVSCLQAPNQIDFLLPFSC; via the exons ATGGCGCAGTTGGCTGGTCACAAGCGAGTGGCGTGCATCAGTGTGCATCGAGAAAACAAACCTCAACTTTCATCAATCATTGCTGAGGAAGCCTATTCAGAGGATGATAATAAACCAGCTATTAAAACTGAACCTCTGGTGATATCAGGAATTAGGAAGAGAAAGCGACTGGGCCGTAGTCAACTTATAGAGATGAAAGCAGCAACGCGCATGAAGGAAAGGCAAAACAATAGCCATACTAGTAGTCAAAGTAAGCGTGATCCCCGTAGTCAAGTTATAGAGATGAAAGCATCAATGCGCATGAAGGAAAGGCAAAACAGTAGCCATACTAGTAGTCAAAGTAAGCGTGATCCAAAGAAGCTCAAGGGTATGGAGAGATGGTCCCATGATAG GTATAAGCTGGCAGAGCAAAGTATGCTTGAAGTCTTGAAGGCCGAAGGAGCTACTTTTGGGAACCCAATTTCCCGTCCAGCACTGAGAACTGCTGCTCGCAAACGCATTGGTGACACTGGACTGCTAGACCACTTACTGAAGCACATTGACGGTAAAGTGATACCAGGGGGGACTGAGCGGTTCCGGCGGTGCTTCAGCCCCACTGGAGTGATGGAGTATTGGCTAGAGAGTGCTGACCTCGTTAACATTCGGCGGGAGGCTGGGTGGCAGGATCCTTACTGGGTTCCACCAAATAGGCCAGGCTGTGGCCCTTCCCAGGATCCTGTTTCTGCTGGAGAACTGATGCTGCTTAAGACAGAAATTGTCAAACTGAAAAG AGATATGCAGGAGCTGGTATCCAAGAATCAAGAGCAAGATCAAGCTGAG GTGATGCATAAGGATTTGCTGAAATATAAATCTACTGTTGACGAACGCCTGAAGGAGATCACTAATTCTTTGGTGGGTGTGAAG GGGATTCACGAGGAGTTGATAGCATGGAAAGCTCATGTTGAGCAGCAGCTGGTAGAAATTAAAAATTCGTTGAGTAGCATACAAGCATCAAGGCAAGACACTGCCTTAAGTCCTCCAGCTTCTGAAAGATGGGAAGATTGGCTTGAGAACAGTAACCATGATAATATCAACGGGAATGAATTTGATCCTTGTTATGAGAGCACAGATATGGTTAATGTCAAGCAAGAGGTTGCTGTCCAAAATCCGTGCTCAGCTCTACCACCTCAGACTGTACCTGGTAATAGCTCGTCTGAGGATCCTATTTGTGCAAGAGATCTAGAGCTAGTTAAGGAAGAAATGGCCAAAATGAAGAG AGATGTGGCTGGGCTGGTGCCCGTAAAGCAAGAGGAAGATCATGCTAATGTGACCCCAGATTCTTCTGCTACTGCCAATTCAAAGTCAGACCTTGATAACTCGTTACTTCCACTTCAG GAAGTGATTATGGAGCTGCTTAAGTGGAAGGATAAGACGGAGCAGCGGCTGGAGCAGATATCAAATTCTGTGAGTTGTCTGCAGGCACCAAACCAAATAGATTTTCTTCTCCCCTTCAGCTGTTAA
- the LOC133866531 gene encoding uncharacterized protein LOC133866531 — protein MSEQPETDSALLLRGYELRLLRCTLASSPSESPPDQPVHTPSDQTLPLHALIDDILASIEAGDYLRALSSDAARLLVQLAGDSHTDSAECANRVYSESLDRVESFISEYDDEDKASRVVLVMCVAAAAFLGFTQCNVTGPLKAIMPKCPVALEGDKEMVEWENWARNQLMAAGSDLLGKFSNLQYIVFAKMLLMRTRDTLFGGTVSSTYGISSISWWLARIVFLQQRILDERSSSLFDLLHVYMGETLQCFDTLEKVTIYFGSSLCEGEASTIISMVHLEAGIMEYTYGRVDSCRQHFESAEMAAGLELSVTGILGFRAVHQVEPKAQMVLVANTSSSNSGDKCPLEGSGLQAHNSSIGEDNSNLHQHDTSEVSDILMAPKLLVNNNEGTRSKGIQNVGSSVAPLRGIQQAAILAQCLLIEKSSRDDEMQRWDMAPYIEAIDSQQSSCFIIKCFCDILRIRWESARSRTKERALLMMDKLVESVCDPSPGVAQRIPFCFGVYIPTIPALRKEYGELLVRFGLIGEAVKIFEDLELWDNVIYCYRLLEKKAAAVDLIKKRLSEMPNDPRLWCSLGDVTNSDACYEKALEVSQNRSARAKRSLARSAYNRGDYETSKILWESAMALNSLYPDGWFALGAAALKARDVEKALDGFTRAVQLDPENGEAWNNIACLHMIKKRSKEAFIAFKEALKFKRNSWQLWENYGHVAVDVGNIGQAQEAIQKVLDMTSNKRIDAELLKRIMIEVENRSSPNQSGSHPNDDSSADQDCLNESAYAESGMGRSHETEYLVELLGKVLQRIVRSEGGADIWGLYARWHKIKGDLTMCSEALLKQVRSYQGSDLWKDRDRFKSFAQASLELCKVYIEIYSSTSSHRELRAAEMHLKNIIKQAGGSFSDTEEFRNLQDCLDEVKMKLQPTSVPM, from the exons ATGTCGGAGCAACCCGAAACCGACTCGGCGCTGCTCCTCCGCGGGTACGAGTTACGTCTCCTGCGCTGCACGCTCGCTTCCTCACCGTCCGAATCCCCGCCCGACCAACCAGTCCATACGCCGTCCGATCAAACTCTCCCTCTCCACGCACTCATCGATGACATCCTCGCTTCAATCGAGGCCGGCGACTATCTCCGCGCCCTCTCCTCTGACGCCGCCAGACTCTTAGTCCAACTCGCCGGCGACTCGCACACTGACTCTGCCGAGTGCGCCAACCGAGTCTACTCCGAGTCGCTCGACCGCGTGGAGTCCTTCATTTCCGAATACGACGACGAGGACAAGGCCAGTAGGGTGGTCCTCGTGATGTGCGTCGCCGCAGCCGCGTTCCTCGGGTTCACTCAGTGCAACGTGACTGG GCCCCTGAAGGCAATAATGCCGAAATGTCCAGTGGCATTGGAAGGAGATAAAGAAATGGTGGAATGGGAGAATTGGGCGCGTAATCAGCTAATGGCTGCAGGCTCTGACTTGCTTGGCAAGTTTTCTAATCTTCAG TATATAGTGTTTGCTAAGATGTTGCTCATGAGGACAAGAGACACGTTGTTTGGAGGAACTGTGTCTTCCACATACGGGATTAGTAGCATCTCGTGGTGGCTTGCTAGGATCGTATTTCTTCAACAAAGAATTTTGGATGAGCGGTCCTCATCTTTGTTTGATCTACTGCACGTCTATATGGGTGAGACTCTACAATGTTTTGACACTTTAGAAAAAGtaacaatttattttggttcTAGTTTATGTGAAGGGGAGGCTTCAACAATCATCTCAATGGTTCATTTAGAAGCTGGAATAATGGAATACACCTATGGAAGAGTTGATTCTTGCAG GCAACATTTTGAGTCAGCTGAAATGGCAGCTGGGCTTGAGCTCTCTGTTACTGGGATCCTTGGCTTCCGTGCTGTACATCAG GTAGAACCTAAGGCACAGATGGTACTTGTTGCAAACACAAGCTCATCAAACTCTGGTGATAAATGCCCCTTGGAGGGCTCTGGCCTCCAGGCACACAATTCTAGTATTGGAGAAGATAATTCAAATCTACATCAACATGATACCTCAGAAGTCTCTGACATATTGATGGCCCCAAAATTGTTAGTGAATAATAATGAAGGAACAAGATCAAAAGGAATTCAAAATGTTGGTTCTTCTGTGGCTCCTTTGAGGGGAATCCAACAGGCAGCAATTCTGGCCCAATGCCTTCTTATTGAGAAGAGCAGTCGGGATGATGAAATGCAAA GATGGGATATGGCTCCATACATAGAGGCAATTGATTCCCAGCAATCATCATGTTTTATT ATAAAGTGTTTCTGTGACATATTACGTATTCGATGGGAGTCAGCTCGTAGTCGCACAAAGGAGCGTGCTTTGCTGATGATGGATAAATTG GTTGAGAGTGTCTGTGACCCTTCTCCAGGAGTAGCACAACgaattcctttttgttttggggtttATATCCCTACTATTCCTGCCTTGCGAAA GGAGTACGGTGAACTTTTAGTGCGCTTTGGTTTGATTGGAGAGGCAGTTAAAATTTTTGAGGACTTAGAGTTATGGGATAATGTAATATATTGCTACCG CCTATTGGAGAAGAAAGCAGCAGCGGTTGACCTCATCAAGAAACGGCTATCTGAAATGCCAAATGACCCCAGGTTATG GTGTTCATTGGGTGATGTTACAAATAGTGATGCTTGCTATGAAAAAGCCCTGGAAGTTTCACAAAACAGGTCAGCTAGAGCTAAG CGGTCTCTTGCTCGTAGTGCATACAATAGAGGGGACTATGAGACATCTAAAATCCTCTG GGAGTCTGCGATGGCCCTGAATTCTTTGTATCCAGATGGCTGGTTCGCCCTTGGGGCTGCTGCTTTGAAG GCTAGAGATGTTGAAAAGGCTCTGGATGGGTTTACTCGTGCTGTTCAGCTTGATCCTGAAAATGGGGAGGCTTGGAATAATATTGCTTGTTT GCATATGATCAAGAAGAGGAGCAAAGAGGCTTTCATAGCATTTAAAGAAGCCCTAAAGTTCAA GCGAAACAGCTGGCAATTGTGGGAGAACTATGGTCATGTTGCAGTGGACGTGGGCAATATTGGTCAG GCTCAGGAAGCTATACAGAAGGTTTTGGACATGACTAGTAATAAAAGAATTGATGCTGAATTATTAAAGAGAATTATGATAGAGGTGGAAAACAGATCTTCACCTAATCAGTCCGGATCTCATCCCAATGATGATAGTTCTGCTGATCAAGATTGTCTTAATGAGTCAGCATATGCAGAGTCTGGCATGGGAAGGTCGCATGAAACCGAGTACTTGGTGGAGCTTCTTGGGAAAGTTCTACAGCGG ATAGTTCGAAGCGAGGGTGGGGCAGATATCTGGGGCTTATATGCAAGGTGGCACAAAATCAAAGGAGATCTGACAATGTGCTCTGAAGCCCTCTTAAAGCAAGTTAGATCATACCAG ggaTCTGATTTATGGAAAGATAGAGATCGTTTTAAAAGTTTTGCACAAGCCTCCTTAGAACTTTGCAAGGTGTACATCGAAATTTATTCATCTACTAGTAGCCATCGAGAACTACGTGCAGCTGAGATGCACCTAAAGAACATAATTAAACAG GCGGGGGGGAGCTTCTCAGACACAGAAGAATTCAGAAATCTTCAGGATTGCCTTGATGAAGTGAAGATGAAGCTCCAACCCACTTCTGTGCCTATGTAG
- the LOC133865249 gene encoding protein AMEIOTIC 1 homolog isoform X2, which yields MAQLAGHKRVACISVHRENKPQLSSIIAEEAYSEDDNKPAIKTEPLVISGIRKRKRLGRSQLIEMKAATRMKERQNNSHTSSQSKRDPRSQVIEMKASMRMKERQNSSHTSSQSKRDPKKLKGMERWSHDRYKLAEQSMLEVLKAEGATFGNPISRPALRTAARKRIGDTGLLDHLLKHIDGKVIPGGTERFRRCFSPTGVMEYWLESADLVNIRREAGWQDPYWVPPNRPGCGPSQDPVSAGELMLLKTEIVKLKRDMQELVSKNQEQDQAEVMHKDLLKYKSTVDERLKEITNSLVGVKGIHEELIAWKAHVEQQLVEIKNSLSSIQASRQDTALSPPASERWEDWLENSNHDNINGNEFDPCYESTDMVNVKQEVAVQNPCSALPPQTVPGNSSSEDPICARDLELVKEEMAKMKR from the exons ATGGCGCAGTTGGCTGGTCACAAGCGAGTGGCGTGCATCAGTGTGCATCGAGAAAACAAACCTCAACTTTCATCAATCATTGCTGAGGAAGCCTATTCAGAGGATGATAATAAACCAGCTATTAAAACTGAACCTCTGGTGATATCAGGAATTAGGAAGAGAAAGCGACTGGGCCGTAGTCAACTTATAGAGATGAAAGCAGCAACGCGCATGAAGGAAAGGCAAAACAATAGCCATACTAGTAGTCAAAGTAAGCGTGATCCCCGTAGTCAAGTTATAGAGATGAAAGCATCAATGCGCATGAAGGAAAGGCAAAACAGTAGCCATACTAGTAGTCAAAGTAAGCGTGATCCAAAGAAGCTCAAGGGTATGGAGAGATGGTCCCATGATAG GTATAAGCTGGCAGAGCAAAGTATGCTTGAAGTCTTGAAGGCCGAAGGAGCTACTTTTGGGAACCCAATTTCCCGTCCAGCACTGAGAACTGCTGCTCGCAAACGCATTGGTGACACTGGACTGCTAGACCACTTACTGAAGCACATTGACGGTAAAGTGATACCAGGGGGGACTGAGCGGTTCCGGCGGTGCTTCAGCCCCACTGGAGTGATGGAGTATTGGCTAGAGAGTGCTGACCTCGTTAACATTCGGCGGGAGGCTGGGTGGCAGGATCCTTACTGGGTTCCACCAAATAGGCCAGGCTGTGGCCCTTCCCAGGATCCTGTTTCTGCTGGAGAACTGATGCTGCTTAAGACAGAAATTGTCAAACTGAAAAG AGATATGCAGGAGCTGGTATCCAAGAATCAAGAGCAAGATCAAGCTGAG GTGATGCATAAGGATTTGCTGAAATATAAATCTACTGTTGACGAACGCCTGAAGGAGATCACTAATTCTTTGGTGGGTGTGAAG GGGATTCACGAGGAGTTGATAGCATGGAAAGCTCATGTTGAGCAGCAGCTGGTAGAAATTAAAAATTCGTTGAGTAGCATACAAGCATCAAGGCAAGACACTGCCTTAAGTCCTCCAGCTTCTGAAAGATGGGAAGATTGGCTTGAGAACAGTAACCATGATAATATCAACGGGAATGAATTTGATCCTTGTTATGAGAGCACAGATATGGTTAATGTCAAGCAAGAGGTTGCTGTCCAAAATCCGTGCTCAGCTCTACCACCTCAGACTGTACCTGGTAATAGCTCGTCTGAGGATCCTATTTGTGCAAGAGATCTAGAGCTAGTTAAGGAAGAAATGGCCAAAATGAAGAGGTAA